In Symmachiella dynata, the following are encoded in one genomic region:
- a CDS encoding ParB N-terminal domain-containing protein, giving the protein MMKSATGMTKRKRKSQRVRQAIMEHWRSLSDREIALGLQVSNRTVSQHRKRLEDEGRILPRSESTQAVGACQFEVCTSAISPAPLNDQLYDPVDESEPSFCALVENVRENGILEPIVASGDGYILSGHRRHAAARCVGLERIPVRIRHDVSYVGDRDEFLRLLASYNRQRVKTTAEQVREEVALMSERSCSRVRRFRRDSAVVDGNCTVALRKRKRRSAIRDKMALREAIIKVVQDEQRNWPLSDRSVFYRLLNIPGLVRNDRTRVPFTNTPAAYDDVTNMLTRLRLDGSVQFEAISDETRPVMMWDTHRAAGDFVRRECDQFLTGYWRDLLQSQPNWIELLVEKNTVASQLRAVAGKYTIPMTSGRGYSSLPPRKEMVDRFNKSGRENLVVIVVSDFDPEGEDIPASFGISLRDDFGVAADQLRIVKAALTADQVETMDLHEGQLSKESSSRYRRFVEAHGDRAWELESLTSEQLREVVEASIRDVLDLNAFEAEVDREQQEQSELETKRRQLRRSLIDDVNDLD; this is encoded by the coding sequence ATGATGAAATCCGCGACAGGCATGACGAAACGAAAACGAAAGTCGCAGCGTGTGCGGCAGGCGATCATGGAGCATTGGCGGTCACTGAGCGATCGCGAGATTGCTCTTGGGCTGCAGGTCAGCAACAGGACTGTCTCCCAACATCGGAAACGACTGGAAGATGAGGGGCGGATTCTTCCCCGGTCCGAAAGTACACAGGCTGTCGGGGCATGCCAGTTCGAGGTGTGTACTTCCGCGATTTCGCCGGCCCCGCTCAACGACCAGCTCTACGATCCGGTCGATGAATCCGAACCATCATTCTGTGCGCTGGTTGAGAACGTCCGTGAAAATGGAATCTTGGAACCGATCGTGGCCAGCGGCGATGGCTACATCCTCTCGGGGCATCGTCGCCACGCGGCGGCACGATGTGTGGGGTTGGAACGCATTCCGGTCCGCATCCGGCACGACGTGTCGTACGTCGGCGACCGGGATGAGTTTCTACGGTTGCTCGCAAGCTACAACCGCCAGCGGGTTAAGACGACTGCCGAACAGGTGCGTGAGGAGGTCGCGTTGATGTCAGAGCGTTCCTGTTCGCGGGTTCGCCGGTTTCGGCGCGATTCAGCAGTTGTCGACGGCAATTGCACGGTTGCACTTCGAAAACGCAAACGCCGGTCGGCAATTCGGGACAAGATGGCACTGCGGGAGGCGATCATAAAGGTCGTCCAAGACGAGCAACGCAATTGGCCGTTGAGCGATCGGTCTGTTTTTTATCGGCTGCTCAATATCCCCGGACTGGTCCGCAACGACCGTACGCGCGTGCCCTTTACCAATACGCCAGCCGCTTATGACGATGTGACCAATATGCTCACTCGGTTGCGACTGGACGGCTCGGTGCAGTTTGAGGCGATCTCCGACGAAACGCGGCCGGTCATGATGTGGGACACACATCGCGCCGCCGGGGATTTCGTCCGCCGGGAATGCGATCAGTTCCTGACCGGCTATTGGCGCGATCTGTTGCAAAGTCAGCCGAATTGGATCGAACTCCTGGTCGAGAAGAACACGGTCGCCAGCCAACTCCGCGCCGTCGCCGGTAAATACACGATCCCGATGACGAGCGGTCGCGGTTATTCGTCGCTGCCACCCCGCAAAGAGATGGTTGATCGCTTCAACAAAAGCGGTCGTGAGAATCTCGTAGTGATTGTGGTCAGCGACTTCGATCCTGAAGGGGAGGACATTCCGGCGAGTTTCGGTATATCGCTACGGGACGACTTCGGTGTGGCCGCCGATCAGCTGCGAATCGTCAAAGCTGCGCTTACGGCCGATCAAGTCGAGACGATGGATCTGCACGAGGGGCAGCTCTCCAAGGAATCCTCGTCGCGGTACCGCCGGTTCGTTGAGGCCCACGGCGACCGGGCCTGGGAATTGGAATCGCTCACGTCAGAGCAATTGCGGGAAGTGGTAGAGGCCTCCATTCGCGATGTGTTGGATCTAAATGCATTTGAGGCGGAAGTAGATCGCGAGCAACAGGAACAGAGTGAGTTGGAAACGAAGCGCCGGCAACTGCGCCGGTCGCTGATCGACGATGTGAACGACCTCGACTAA
- a CDS encoding winged helix-turn-helix transcriptional regulator: MRSLLIYPTHENCDEVREQYEGNDIIAACYPPRMTEDTGERPQNCWNDNANIAEGMGLSVVQAVCPACEFRKKCRESGYLGQLSTVADAHVAIATHKRAEYTGLAELSQSREYLSIHEDAISLLRPPAEISLGDIVQARLLVQDYILNDPASLNWFGDATRVDDEGNRYQDEELAIRRERQYVYFRLMSGLLEHLFQAIEAADQTDEWSPPETARVPAGFERTLFFSIRRANIDFRDQPWRFLLTAASGKLHLAAIIVERRFHKGGGQGNAYLKKSVVGVIDNPPPTNCVVWINDATADTEHVEAIVGHAVHQATPDGHIELRKKAVQIPRDITRRTSAKTVRGLIRGVMADRPQFRRIGIIGHSTHMSVLKKLGAGFDERIVKTSYFGSGEERSSNDWHHKCDLIIVAGTPRIPPAAIAKHLVQIGEMSAATCEPEWGVIYWHGETESHEPTKVNSRGYKNEAWRRAHQDLVRAQIVQATGRGRGILETGCEVLVLSDEECGLPLSDSGVEILNDASVAILNALSELTTENPNKYILGKPVVSTGQLAETTGLSRSRCRDLLRDLERRGLVQKIGERSGWRLVLSSAEEVAPCP, translated from the coding sequence ATGAGGTCGCTACTTATTTATCCAACCCACGAAAATTGTGACGAGGTGCGCGAGCAATACGAGGGAAACGACATCATTGCCGCCTGTTATCCGCCGCGTATGACCGAAGACACGGGCGAGCGCCCACAGAATTGCTGGAACGACAACGCCAACATTGCCGAGGGGATGGGCCTGTCGGTCGTCCAAGCCGTCTGCCCGGCTTGCGAGTTTCGCAAAAAATGCCGCGAGTCGGGTTATTTGGGCCAGTTATCTACGGTGGCAGATGCCCACGTGGCAATTGCGACGCACAAGCGAGCCGAATACACCGGCCTCGCGGAATTATCGCAAAGCCGTGAGTACCTATCGATTCATGAAGATGCAATCAGCTTGCTGAGGCCGCCGGCCGAGATCAGTCTCGGTGACATCGTTCAGGCTCGGCTGTTGGTTCAAGACTACATTCTCAATGATCCGGCATCCCTCAATTGGTTTGGCGATGCGACCCGTGTCGACGACGAGGGCAATCGGTACCAGGATGAGGAACTGGCCATCCGCCGTGAACGCCAATACGTGTATTTCCGACTGATGTCAGGGCTTTTAGAGCATTTATTTCAGGCGATTGAAGCTGCTGACCAGACGGACGAATGGTCGCCTCCGGAGACAGCCAGAGTTCCCGCCGGTTTCGAACGCACCCTGTTCTTTAGCATCCGCCGCGCGAACATCGATTTCCGGGATCAGCCATGGCGGTTCTTGCTGACGGCCGCCTCGGGCAAACTCCATTTGGCGGCAATCATTGTTGAGCGGCGATTTCACAAGGGAGGCGGACAGGGGAATGCGTATCTGAAGAAATCGGTCGTCGGCGTGATCGATAATCCGCCGCCGACGAACTGCGTGGTATGGATCAATGACGCTACGGCCGACACCGAACACGTCGAAGCGATCGTTGGCCACGCGGTTCACCAAGCCACACCAGACGGACACATCGAACTCCGCAAGAAGGCGGTACAAATCCCGCGCGACATTACCCGGCGGACCTCCGCCAAGACCGTTCGCGGCCTGATTCGCGGAGTAATGGCCGACCGACCGCAGTTCCGCCGCATTGGCATAATTGGCCACAGTACACACATGTCGGTCCTGAAGAAGTTGGGGGCCGGTTTCGATGAGCGGATTGTCAAAACCAGTTATTTCGGCAGCGGTGAGGAAAGATCATCAAACGACTGGCACCACAAGTGTGATCTGATCATCGTTGCCGGCACGCCGCGGATTCCGCCTGCAGCGATTGCCAAACATCTCGTGCAAATCGGCGAAATGAGCGCCGCAACCTGCGAACCGGAATGGGGTGTTATCTACTGGCACGGCGAGACCGAGTCGCATGAACCCACGAAAGTGAATTCGCGCGGCTACAAGAATGAGGCGTGGCGACGCGCCCACCAAGATCTCGTCCGCGCTCAGATCGTGCAGGCCACCGGTCGGGGCCGCGGCATCCTGGAGACCGGGTGTGAAGTCCTAGTCCTCTCCGATGAGGAGTGTGGTCTGCCCCTTTCGGATTCCGGGGTTGAAATCCTCAACGATGCCAGTGTTGCGATATTGAACGCGCTCAGTGAATTAACGACGGAAAATCCTAATAAGTATATATTAGGAAAACCCGTCGTTAGCACCGGTCAGCTTGCCGAGACGACAGGCCTGTCCCGTTCGCGCTGCCGGGATCTGCTTCGTGACCTCGAACGCCGCGGGCTCGTTCAAAAGATCGGCGAACGCTCCGGTTGGCGTCTTGTGTTGAGTTCCGCCGAGGAGGTCGCGCCATGTCCGTGA
- a CDS encoding terminase gpA endonuclease subunit codes for MAIDPRNLRPSELVRLMNSTPLGEVINERQLYRHRSRAGFRIGDGKSVDLLRYVAWLVIERHTPKPEADGDPYETLKDRARARNAALSLAGRDIGEMPAVIDPSRKAKAETDFCYFCEAYFPLTFYLEWSADHQKVMAKIEQAVLHGGLFAMAMPRGSGKTTICECACIWAVLFGHREFVCLIGSDEGHAMDMLDSIKMELDGNELLLADFPEVVFPIQSLEGIANRCSGQLYNGERTHIGWTAKEVVLPTIPDSKASGAIIKVGGITGRIRGMKFKRPDGHTVRPSLVVLDDPQTDESARSLSQCANRESILAGAVLGLAGPGKKISGIMPCTVIRPGDMADNILDRDKHPEWNGERTRMVYAFPTNESLWARYAELRAEGLRNGDGGKAATEFYGEHRAEMDAGAIVAWPERFNPDELSAIQHAMNLKLQDEAAFFAEYQNEPLPEEKIDDDLLTPDQVAAKTNGMRRGEIPLPCNHLTMFIDVQQKLLFYLVAAWEDDFTGYVVDYGSYPDQKRQYYTLRDARQTLAAVAEGTGLEGSIYAGLEVLTNDLLGREWRRDDGAAMRVERCLIDANWGHSTDVVYQFCRQSSHSTILTPSHGRFVGASTIPFSEYKRKQGERVGLNWRIPNVRGKRAVRHVVFDTNWWKSFVHARLAVAMGDRGCLSLFGFKAETHRLIAEHITAEYFVKTEGRGRKVDEWKMRPEQSDNHWLDCLVGSAVAASIQGAVLFGTGAAPPKEKKRLKLSELQRSKR; via the coding sequence ATGGCAATTGACCCGCGCAACTTGCGACCGTCCGAACTTGTGCGGCTGATGAACTCCACGCCGTTGGGTGAGGTGATCAACGAACGGCAGTTGTATCGCCATCGTTCGCGCGCGGGGTTTCGGATTGGCGATGGGAAATCGGTGGACCTACTACGGTATGTCGCTTGGCTCGTCATCGAGCGGCACACTCCGAAGCCGGAAGCCGATGGTGACCCGTACGAAACACTCAAAGACCGAGCGCGGGCCCGTAACGCGGCGCTGTCCCTCGCCGGTCGCGACATCGGCGAAATGCCGGCCGTCATCGATCCGTCCAGAAAGGCAAAAGCGGAAACTGATTTCTGTTATTTCTGCGAAGCCTACTTTCCGCTGACGTTCTACTTAGAGTGGTCCGCCGATCATCAAAAGGTGATGGCCAAAATCGAACAGGCCGTTTTGCATGGTGGATTGTTCGCGATGGCCATGCCCCGCGGTTCGGGTAAAACGACGATTTGTGAATGCGCCTGCATCTGGGCCGTGCTGTTCGGACATCGCGAGTTCGTCTGCCTGATCGGATCGGACGAGGGGCATGCGATGGACATGCTTGACTCAATCAAAATGGAACTCGATGGCAATGAATTGCTGTTGGCTGATTTTCCGGAAGTCGTGTTCCCGATCCAAAGCCTGGAAGGGATCGCCAATCGGTGCAGTGGTCAGCTCTACAACGGCGAAAGGACACACATCGGTTGGACCGCGAAGGAAGTCGTGTTACCTACGATTCCCGATTCCAAGGCGAGTGGAGCCATTATCAAGGTGGGTGGGATCACCGGACGGATTCGCGGGATGAAGTTCAAACGACCCGACGGGCACACGGTGCGTCCATCGCTCGTTGTTTTGGACGACCCGCAGACGGACGAGTCGGCCCGTAGTCTTTCACAATGTGCGAATCGCGAAAGCATTCTGGCCGGAGCGGTATTGGGTTTGGCAGGTCCCGGTAAAAAGATTTCAGGCATCATGCCCTGCACCGTGATCCGGCCGGGCGATATGGCCGACAACATTCTCGATCGCGACAAACATCCCGAGTGGAACGGTGAGCGGACGCGGATGGTGTATGCGTTCCCCACGAACGAGAGTCTCTGGGCACGGTATGCGGAATTACGGGCCGAAGGGTTGCGCAACGGTGACGGCGGGAAAGCAGCCACTGAATTCTACGGCGAGCATCGCGCTGAGATGGATGCCGGTGCGATCGTGGCGTGGCCCGAGCGTTTCAATCCCGACGAATTGTCGGCGATCCAACACGCGATGAACCTCAAATTGCAGGACGAGGCGGCGTTCTTCGCGGAGTATCAGAACGAGCCGCTGCCCGAGGAGAAAATCGATGACGATCTGCTCACGCCGGACCAAGTGGCCGCGAAAACCAATGGCATGCGGCGTGGTGAAATCCCTCTCCCCTGTAACCACTTGACGATGTTTATCGACGTGCAGCAGAAATTGTTGTTCTACCTCGTGGCCGCCTGGGAGGACGATTTCACCGGCTACGTTGTCGACTACGGAAGTTACCCAGATCAGAAACGGCAATACTACACATTGCGGGACGCGCGGCAGACACTGGCGGCGGTTGCGGAGGGGACAGGACTAGAAGGGTCCATCTACGCTGGACTGGAAGTGCTAACAAATGATTTACTCGGTCGCGAATGGCGTCGGGACGATGGTGCGGCGATGCGGGTTGAACGCTGTTTAATCGATGCTAACTGGGGGCACTCGACCGACGTCGTCTATCAATTTTGCCGGCAGAGTTCTCATTCCACGATATTGACGCCCTCGCACGGCCGGTTTGTCGGCGCATCGACCATTCCCTTCTCAGAGTACAAGCGCAAACAGGGTGAACGCGTGGGATTGAATTGGCGGATTCCCAACGTGCGTGGCAAGCGCGCCGTGCGACACGTGGTGTTCGATACGAACTGGTGGAAATCGTTCGTACACGCGCGACTGGCTGTTGCCATGGGCGACCGCGGCTGCTTGTCGCTGTTCGGTTTCAAAGCCGAGACACACCGGTTGATAGCGGAACACATCACGGCTGAATACTTCGTCAAAACAGAAGGGCGAGGCCGCAAAGTCGATGAATGGAAGATGCGCCCCGAGCAGAGCGACAATCACTGGTTGGATTGCTTGGTGGGCAGCGCGGTTGCGGCTTCGATCCAGGGGGCGGTCTTATTCGGGACCGGCGCAGCACCGCCCAAAGAAAAGAAGCGGCTCAAGCTTTCGGAATTGCAGCGGAGCAAGCGGTAG
- a CDS encoding DNA modification methylase — MKIEQWPIDRVKPYDKNPRVNDQAVDAVAKSIKEFGFRQPLVVDADGVLIVGHTRWKSAQKLGLSKVPVHVTKDLTPEQIKAYRIADNKSGELAEWDFDLLAIELGELLACDYDLSLIAFDEDELAKLLGDDVQAGMTDPDDVPEPPDEAITQPGDLWLLGDHRLLCGDSSKPQDVDRLLDGAAIHLLNTDPPYNVKVEPRSNNAIAAGNSSFAKTNKHHQKFDLERHPEKAKATHKKMRAKDRPLENDFVSDEEFDRLLDAWFGNAARVLVPGRGFYIWGGYANCANYPPFLKKHGLYFSQAIIWDKQHPVLTRKDFMGAHEWCFYGWKEGAAHKFFGPNNATDLWAVKKVNPQSMIHLTEKPVELAVRAIQYSSRTGENVLDLFGGSGSMLIGCEQTGRKAFLMELDAPYCDVVVERWEKFTGRKAERVANSEVVHT; from the coding sequence ATGAAGATTGAACAATGGCCCATCGATCGGGTCAAACCATACGACAAAAACCCTCGCGTAAATGATCAGGCCGTCGATGCCGTGGCCAAGTCAATCAAGGAATTTGGCTTCCGCCAACCACTTGTCGTCGACGCGGACGGCGTGCTGATCGTCGGCCATACGCGCTGGAAGTCCGCCCAGAAGCTGGGGCTCTCAAAAGTTCCGGTCCACGTTACAAAGGATCTGACCCCCGAACAAATCAAAGCGTATAGGATCGCAGACAACAAGTCCGGTGAATTAGCTGAATGGGATTTCGATCTGTTGGCAATCGAACTCGGCGAATTGCTGGCATGTGACTACGACTTGAGCCTGATTGCGTTCGACGAAGACGAACTCGCCAAGCTACTCGGGGATGATGTGCAGGCAGGCATGACCGATCCGGACGACGTGCCCGAGCCCCCCGATGAAGCGATCACACAGCCGGGCGACCTGTGGCTCCTTGGTGACCATCGCTTGCTGTGCGGCGACAGCAGCAAGCCACAGGATGTGGATCGATTGCTCGACGGTGCGGCTATTCATCTTCTGAATACTGACCCGCCCTACAATGTCAAAGTTGAACCGAGGTCGAATAATGCGATCGCCGCTGGCAACAGCAGCTTTGCAAAAACCAACAAGCACCATCAGAAATTCGACCTGGAACGTCACCCGGAGAAGGCGAAGGCGACGCACAAAAAAATGCGAGCCAAGGATCGACCGCTGGAAAACGACTTCGTATCCGACGAAGAATTCGACCGACTGCTCGATGCGTGGTTTGGTAATGCGGCCCGCGTGTTGGTACCGGGTCGCGGGTTTTACATTTGGGGCGGCTATGCCAACTGCGCGAACTATCCGCCATTTCTCAAGAAACACGGGTTGTATTTCTCGCAGGCCATCATTTGGGACAAACAGCACCCCGTGCTCACAAGAAAAGATTTTATGGGGGCTCATGAATGGTGTTTCTACGGTTGGAAGGAGGGCGCGGCACACAAGTTCTTCGGCCCCAACAATGCGACCGATCTGTGGGCTGTCAAGAAGGTCAATCCGCAGAGCATGATACATTTGACGGAGAAGCCGGTCGAACTTGCCGTGCGGGCGATCCAGTACTCGTCGCGAACGGGCGAGAACGTGCTCGATCTGTTCGGCGGAAGCGGCTCGATGTTGATCGGGTGTGAGCAGACCGGTCGCAAGGCTTTCTTGATGGAACTCGATGCTCCGTATTGCGACGTGGTTGTCGAGCGCTGGGAGAAATTTACCGGGCGGAAGGCGGAGCGGGTGGCGAACTCAGAAGTCGTACACACTTGA
- a CDS encoding DUF1937 family protein yields MIYLASPYSHTDAIVRERRFRAACRVAARLIRSGEVVFSPVAHGHAISLYGVPTDWQFWEPHDRRFLEQCHEVVVLMLDGWQESVGVQAEIQIAGELGKPVRYLAPAGNGATTLAHVAEEAER; encoded by the coding sequence GTGATTTATTTGGCCAGCCCCTATTCACACACCGATGCGATTGTCCGCGAGCGCCGGTTCCGTGCGGCGTGCCGTGTTGCGGCGCGTTTGATCCGCTCTGGTGAGGTCGTGTTCTCGCCGGTGGCGCATGGGCATGCGATTTCGCTCTACGGTGTCCCGACGGATTGGCAATTTTGGGAGCCACATGACCGACGGTTCTTGGAACAGTGCCATGAGGTCGTTGTGCTCATGCTTGACGGTTGGCAAGAGAGCGTTGGCGTGCAGGCTGAGATCCAAATCGCAGGGGAACTGGGCAAGCCGGTGCGGTATCTGGCACCGGCCGGAAACGGGGCGACGACGTTGGCCCACGTCGCCGAGGAGGCGGAGCGTTGA
- a CDS encoding winged helix-turn-helix domain-containing protein, whose product MATKTKTAAKKTTTKKTATSKAATAKKTPAKPAAQKKPAAKKTTAKSGDKKMSALDAAAKVLGESKEPLNAKTMIERMAAKGYWTSPGGRTPHATLYAAIIREIQTKGKESRFLKADRGQFTLNK is encoded by the coding sequence ATGGCTACGAAGACAAAGACCGCTGCGAAGAAAACCACGACCAAGAAAACTGCCACGAGCAAAGCGGCGACGGCAAAGAAAACGCCCGCCAAACCAGCCGCCCAGAAGAAACCAGCGGCGAAAAAGACCACAGCGAAGTCGGGCGATAAGAAAATGAGTGCCCTCGACGCGGCCGCGAAGGTTCTCGGCGAATCCAAGGAACCGCTCAACGCCAAGACGATGATCGAGCGGATGGCGGCGAAGGGATATTGGACTAGCCCCGGCGGCCGGACACCGCACGCTACGCTCTACGCGGCAATCATTCGCGAGATCCAAACGAAGGGCAAGGAATCGCGGTTCCTGAAGGCGGATCGGGGCCAGTTCACGCTCAATAAGTAG